The Lycium barbarum isolate Lr01 chromosome 10, ASM1917538v2, whole genome shotgun sequence genome includes a region encoding these proteins:
- the LOC132613176 gene encoding glycine-rich RNA-binding protein RZ1C-like: MVIDMGDRVQQFVNGLGPHLIDDFLTDSLQKGMDISRIQAHAQNLEERQQQRKSERDYDRGYSKRARFSGAISDFREGQRQQYFRHSVQSVASEPSRFAGQCNLGSDACYACGQTGHMMRNCPSRGGRGMSQPMGSAVGSSSSVRSMKQGL; the protein is encoded by the exons atggttattgatatgggagatagagttcaaCAGTTTGTAAATGGATTAGGACCCCATTTGATTGATGATTTCTTGACGGATTCACTTCAGaagggtatggatatttctcgtatccaggcccatgcccagaatctagaagAACGACAGCAGCAGCGAAAGAGTGAGCGTGattatgataggggttatagtaagagggccagattctCAGGTGCTATTAGTGACTTCAGAGAAGGTCAAAGGCAGCAGTATTTTAGGCATTCGGTCCAGTCAGTAGCTAGTGAACCTTCTCGATTTGCAG GGCAGTGTAATTTGGgatcagatgcttgctatgcttgcggCCAGACAGGCCATATGATGCGCAACTGcccatcgagaggtggtagaggtatgaGTCAGCCCATgggatcagcagttggttcttcatcatcGGTGCGCTCTATGAAGCAAGGTTTATAG
- the LOC132614499 gene encoding uncharacterized protein LOC132614499: MSKHDTKRTVSWLERQFTTKATRYYDSSNPVDYATAVAVAAFVVKSIEDKSNRDQTLTNTGSNKPLSKIKSKVDDTIGRPDKSTAVKTSKSSSKVQDKNVVIQTAALDQEAVNSARSLKQSATYADTKKNSTFADKNIDITSPKMPTRQSTSQKEMTKGPVTINPGTGNSKADIWEKEEMKKIKERYKKLNKVIIDWESKKKKKAKRHLEQIEAKLDMRRAKTRQSFYSDIGSIENIAGGAKSQAEKNQANEELKVKEKANKIRSTGKIPATCLCF, encoded by the exons ATGTCTAAACATG ATACAAAAAGAACCGTTAGCTGGTTAGAAAGACAATTTACAACGAAGGCCACTCGATATTATGATTCCAGTAATCCCGTTGATTACGCAACTGCAGTAGCTGTAGCTGCATTTGTTGTAAAATCAATTGAAGACAAGAGTAATAGAGACCAAACACTGACAAATACTGGATCTAATAAACCTTTGAGCAAGATAAAAAGTAAAGTAGACGATACAATTGGGAGACCTGACAAGTCCACAG CTGTCAAAACTTCAAAATCAAGTTCAAAAGTTCAAGACAAAAATGTCGTAATACAGACAGCAGCACTCGATCAAGAAGCAGTTAACTCCGCGCGATCCCTTAAGCAGAGTGCAACCTATGCAGATACCAAAAAGAACTCCACATTTGCAGATAAGAACATTGACATCACATCTCCCAAAATGCCAACTAGACAATCGACGTCTCAAAAGGAGATGACGAAAGGACCAGTTACGATAAATCCAGGAACTGGAAATTCTAAAGCAGATATTTGGGagaaagaagagatgaagaagatcaaAGAACG GTATAAGAAGCTGAATAAAGTGATAATTGACTGGGAGtctaagaagaagaaaaaggcaAAGCGTCATTTAGAGCAAATTGAG GCAAAATTAGATATGCGAAGGGCGAAAACAAGGCAAAGTTTTTACAGTGATATTGGAAGCATTGAAAACATAGCTGGAGGAGCCAAATCACAAGCAGAGAAAAATCAAGCAAATGAGGAGCTTAAGGTGAAAGAGAAAGCAAATAAAATCAGATCAACAGGGAAAATTCCAGCAACATGTTTATGCTTTTAA